The following are from one region of the Capsicum annuum cultivar UCD-10X-F1 chromosome 1, UCD10Xv1.1, whole genome shotgun sequence genome:
- the LOC107844991 gene encoding uncharacterized mitochondrial protein AtMg00810-like has product MMNEFEMLDMGLLYYFLGLEVHQSEDEIFLSQRKYARDLLIKFGLLNCKPAATLMNIGEKLQLNDGAEMDNARSFRSLVGGLIYLTHTRSDITFSVSVISRLCGFTDSDYAGSLDDRQSILAHVLTLGLGVVTWSSKKQATTTSSTSEIEYIASTLAACQAIWLRKMLAELQNKQRKCNRYIL; this is encoded by the exons ATGATGAATGAGTTTGAGATGTTAGATATGGGTTTATTATATTACTTTCTTGGCCTTGAAGTCCATCAATCTGAAGATGAAATATTTCTATCACAAAGGAAATATGCTAGGGACCTTCTTATTAAATTTGGTTTGCTTAACTGCAAGCCTGCAGCTACACTTATGAATATTGGTGAAAAATTACAGCTTAATGATGGAGCAGAGATGGATAATGCTAGAAGTTTCAGAAGCCTGGTTGGAGGTTTGATTTATCTAACCCACACTCGCTCCGATATTACATTCTCTGTTAGTGTCATTTCCAG ATTATGTGGGTTCACTGACAGTGACTATGCTGGTTCGTTGGATGATAGACAGAGCATTTTAGCTCATGTTTTAACTCTAGGTTTAGGTGTGGTAACTTGGAGTTCAAAGAAGCAAGCTACAACAACGTCGTCAACCTCAGAAATTGAGTACATTGCATCAACTTTAGCAGCTTGTCAAGCCATCTGGCTTAGAAAGATGTTAGCAGAACTTCAGAATAAGCAAAGAAAGTGCAACAGATATATACTGTGA